One region of Oryza sativa Japonica Group chromosome 10, ASM3414082v1 genomic DNA includes:
- the LOC9272029 gene encoding protein NRT1/ PTR FAMILY 8.3: MEAGAADEETPLIQQLPPEEQCSQYTCDGTVNSDKKPALKQSTGHWRACFFILGAQFAETLCFFMVSKNLVMYLTSALHESNIDAAQSVSIWIGTSFFTPLIGAFLADTYWGRYWTTVISLFIIIIGMLIVTVSSSPLFLNSSYYNWNICRATVYTGLYLTAVGSGCMKPCIPAFGADQFDSADPVERLAKGSFFNWYYFSMNVGSLLSTTLLVWVVANIGWSVGFAIPMLLSGFGLALFFAGRKVYRYKKQGGSPLTRVSQVVVAAVRNHRLKLPDDSSLLHEVSKVTEDDYRTQLTTQFRFFDKAAILSDEISPAQWSPWRLCTVSQVEELKILLRMFPVWVSMVVFFVVTAQITSTLIEQGMAMDGRVGPFTLPAASIATFDVISVLVWVPVYDTVLVPLARRVTGKDRGISHLQRIGVGLALAAVAMAYSAVVEARRLGTAPAPVSIMWQAPSYLVLGVAEAFSVIGMMEFFYEQSPESMKSLCTALGQLAIAVANYLNSGVLVVVAAATTRGGGAGWIPDNLDEGHLDYFFWMMAVVSVLNLLHFLHCSIRYRANNNTLSS, translated from the exons ATGGAGGCAGGGGCAGCAGATGAGGAGACGCCACTGATTCAGCAGCTGCCTCCGGAG GAACAATGTTCACAATACACATGTGATGGAACAGTTAATAGTGACAAAAAGCCTGCACTGAAGCAGAGTACAGGGCATTGGAGAGCATGCTTCTTCATTTTAG GTGCTCAATTCGCTGAAACCTTGTGCTTCTTCATGGTTTCGAAGAACTTAGTCATGTACCTCACGAGTGCGCTGCACGAAAGCAACATCGACGCTGCACAAAGTGTGTCTATTTGGATCGGCACTTCCTTCTTCACACCACTCATTGGAGCCTTCTTGGCTGATACATATTGGGGAAGATACTGGACGACAGTTATTTCCCTCTTTATTATCATCATC GGAATGCTCATTGTGACGGTTTCATCATCACCATTGTTCCTGAATTCTTCTTACTACAATTGGAACATTTGCCGTGCCACGGTCTACACAGGGCTCTACCTTACTGCCGTTGGAAGTGGATGTATGAAGCCCTGCATTCCAGCCTTTGGAGCCGATCAATTTGACAGTGCTGACCCGGTGGAACGGCTGGCGAAGGGCTCATTCTTCAACTGGTATTACTTCTCAATGAACGTCGGCTCACTGCTGTCGACGACTCTGCTTGTCTGGGTGGTGGCCAACATAGGGTGGAGCGTCGGTTTTGCGATCCCGATGCTACTCTCGGGGTTCGGCCTCGCCCTGTTTTTCGCTGGTAGGAAGGTTTACAGGTACAAGAAACAGGGAGGGAGTCCACTGACAAGGGTGTCCCAGGTGGTGGTTGCAGCTGTAAGGAATCATAGGCTGAAATTGCCTGACGATAGCTCACTCCTGCATGAGGTTTCAAAAGTGACTGAAGATGATTACAGGACTCAACTCACCACTCAATTCAG GTTCTTTGACAAGGCTGCCATCTTGTCCGACGAGATCTCGCCGGCGCAGTGGAGCCCGTGGAGGCTGTGCACGGTTTCGCAGGTGGAGGAGCTGAAGATCCTGCTGCGGATGTTCCCGGTCTGGGTGTCCATGGTCGTCTTCTTCGTGGTGACCGCGCAGATTACGTCGACGCTGATCGAGCAGGGCATGGCCATGGACGGCCGCGTCGGCCCGTTCACCCTTCCGGCCGCCTCAATCGCCACCTTCGACGTCATCAGCGTCCTCGTCTGGGTCCCCGTCTACGACACCGTGCTGGTGCCACTGGCACGGCGCGTCACCGGCAAGGACCGTGGCATCTCCCACCTGCAGCGCATTGGCGTCGgcctcgcgctcgccgcggTGGCCATGGCGTACTCGGCGGTGGTCGAGGCACGGCGGCTGGGGACGGCGCCAGCGCCGGTGAGCATCATGTGGCAGGCGCCGTCGTACCTGGTGCTGGGCGTGGCGGAGGCGTTCAGCGTGATCGGCATGATGGAGTTCTTCTACGAGCAGTCGCCGGAGTCGATGAAGAGCCTGTGCACGGCGCTCGGGCAGCTCGCCATCGCGGTCGCCAACTACCTCAACTCCGGCGTGCTcgtcgtggtggcggcggccaccacgcgcggcggcggggccggctGGATCCCGGACAACCTCGACGAGGGGCACCTGGACTACTTCTTCTGGATGATGGCTGTTGTTAGCGTCCTCAACCTGCTGCACTTCTTGCATTGCTCAATCAGATATAGAGCCAATAACAACACGCTGTCGTCTTGA
- the LOC4347965 gene encoding protein NRT1/ PTR FAMILY 8.3 translates to MEGADEERPLIHHLPPQEQCSQYTCDGTVDIDRRPALKHSTGNWRACFFILGAEFTQCLCFSAVVKNLVRYLTSVLQESNVNAARSVSTWIGTCFFTPLIGAFLADTFWGRYRTIVICLSVYSIGMLILTTSASLPFLLHDSYNNGDDIRRVVAYLGLYLIALGAGGIKPCMSALGADQFDGADPVERVTKGSFFNYYYFSNNMGTLLSTTVLVWVQDNIGWGIGFATPMLLMGFGLSMFVAGRRVYRYRKLGRSPLTRVSQVVVAAARNHRLKLPDDSSLLHELPSLTEGGYRIQHTTRFRFLDKAAIPSDSDDNSPVQPDPWRLCTVSQVEELKMLLRVFPVWASLLVFFVVTAQMSSTLIEQSAAMDGRVGPFTVPPASLATFNVVAVLIWVPVYDAVLVPLARRATGNDRGLSHLQRIGVGLALSAVAMAYSAQVERRRRRPAAEEEAMSIMWQAPCYLVLGMAEVFTSIGMLEFFYERSPGSMKSLGTSLAHLAVATANYLNSGVLGVVVAATTRGGGAGWIPDNLDEGHLDYFFWMMALVSVLNLLQFLHCSIRDRGQ, encoded by the exons ATGGAGGGAGCAGATGAGGAGAGGCCACTAATTCATCACCTGCCTCCACAG GAACAATGTTCGCAATACACCTGCGATGGAACGGTTGATATCGACAGAAGGCCCGCACTGAAGCATAGCACAGGGAATTGGAGAGCATGCTTCTTCATTTTAG GTGCTGAATTCACTCAATGCCTGTGCTTCTCTGCGGTCGTGAAGAACTTAGTCAGGTATCTGACGAGTGTGCTCCAGGAAAGCAATGTCAATGCTGCCCGAAGTGTGTCGACTTGGATTGGAACTTGCTTCTTCACACCACTCATTGGAGCCTTCTTGGCGGACACATTTTGGGGAAGATACAGGACAATTGTAATATGCCTCTCTGTTTACAGCATA GGAATGCTCATTCTGACGACTTCAGCGTCGCTTCCATTTCTCCTTCATGATTCCTACAACAATGGCGACGACATTCGTCGTGTTGTCGCCTACCTAGGGCTCTACCTCATTGCACTTGGAGCTGGAGGTATCAAGCCCTGCATGTCGGCCCTCGGGGCTGACCAATTCGACGGTGCCGACCCGGTAGAACGGGTGACAAAGGGCTCATTCTTCAACTATTACTACTTCTCAAACAACATGGGCACGCTGCTGTCCACTACCGTGCTTGTCTGGGTGCAGGACAACATAGGGTGGGGCATCGGTTTCGCGACTCCGATGCTGCTCATGGGTTTTGGCCTCTCCATGTTCGTCGCCGGTAGGAGGGTGTACAGGTACAGGAAGCTGGGAAGGAGTCCATTGACAAGGGTGTCCCAGGTTGTGGTTGCAGCTGCGAGGAATCACAGGCTCAAGTTGCCTGATGATAGCTCACTCCTGCATGAGCTGCCTTCACTGACCGAAGGTGGCTATAGGATTCAACATACCACTCGATTCAG GTTCTTGGACAAAGCTGCCATCCCGTCCGACTCCGACGACAACTCGCCGGTGCAACCGGACCCATGGAGGCTGTGCACGGTGTCGCAGGTGGAGGAGCTCAAGATGCTGCTCCGGGTGTTCCCGGTGTGGGCTTCGCTGCTCGTCTTCTTCGTGGTGACCGCACAGATGTCGTCGACGCTGATCGAGCAGAGCGCGGCCATGGACGGCCGCGTCGGCCCCTTCACCGtgccgccggcctcgctcgcCACCTTcaacgtcgtcgccgtcctcatcTGGGTCCCCGTCTACGACGCCGTGCTGGTGCCACTGGCACGGCGCGCCACCGGCAACGACCGGGGCCTCTCGCACCTGCAGCGCATCGGCGTCGGCCTCGCGCTGTCCGCGGTGGCCATGGCGTACTCGGCGCAGGtggagaggcggcgacggcgaccggcggcggaggaggaggcgatgagCATAATGTGGCAGGCGCCGTGCTACCTGGTGCTGGGCATGGCGGAGGTGTTCACCAGCATCGGCATGCTGGAGTTCTTCTACGAGAGGTCGCCGGGGTCCATGAAGAGCCTCGGCACGTCGCTCGCGCACCTGGCCGTCGCGACGGCTAACTACCTCAACTCCGGCGTGCTcggcgtggtggtggcggccacgacgcgtggcggcggcgctgggtgGATCCCGGACAACCTCGATGAGGGGCACCTTGACTACTTCTTCTGGATGATGGCTCTTGTCAGTGTCCTCAACCTGCTGCAGTTCTTGCATTGCTCAATCAGAGATAGAGGCCAATAA